GTCGTTGACGAGAGACAGGGCGATGGCCCCGATAAGCGGCCCTACAATGGTCCCCATCCCACCGATCATCGCCAGCAGGACCACAAGGATGGAGATGTGTCCGGAAAGCATCGTAGGCCCGACCTGCATTTGGGAGTGAGCGAAGACAGCTCCTCCAATTCCCCCGAGAAAACCGCTCAGTGCGAACGCTTCTATCTTGTAATAGGCAGTGTTGATTCCGGAGGACTGAGTGGCGTCCTCGTCGGCACGAATAGCCTTAAGTATGCTCCCATGCTTCGATTTGGCGTAAGCCCGGAGCAGCAGATACACAGCCGTAGTAATTACCCACACAACCAGGAAGTCATGGCGAGGGTCGGAGGTCAGTCCGGTCAACCCGGAAATCCCTTCTTCTCCTCCTGTATAGGAATAGAGGAGAAAGGCCAGCTTGAAGAGAATCGATGCAAAGGCAAGCGTAACCATCGCAAAGTACGGCCCTTTGAGACGGAGAGTCAGATAACCGACAATTATTCCCGCAATCCCGGCGGTTAGAGCGCCCAGAGGGATAGTTAGAGCAGGAGACAAGCCAAGACGAAGATTGGCGATGCCCGAAATGTATCCTGCTCCGCCTACAAAGAAAGCAAACCCGAAATTCACATCATGCGTGTAACCGGTAAGTATGTCCCAGCTCATCGCGAACACGGCATAAATTGCAGCCAGAGTCATAATTTCAATGTAGAATATCTGATCCGACAGCACGCCGAAGATGAAACCCGCCGCCAACACAATCAGTCCTGCGGGGGCCTCGTTGCGAAACCAGGAGAGAAACCAGGATTTAGCTTTCATCGATCATCTCATTTTCTGTCCCAGGATTCCGGACGGCTTTACAATGAGAACCAGGGCAATGACTACAAGTGCGAGCATTTCGCTCAGGTGCTCGCCTATTAAGAAAGAAGTGAAGACTTCCGCATATCCCATGAGAAAAGAGGCTATGACTGCACCGACGAGGGAACCCATGCCGCCGAGGATAGCAATGGCAAAGGCCTTAATCAGCGGGAAAAGCCACATGTCAGGGACTACCGAAGATACCGGCGCAATCAGGATGCCCGCACAGGCGGCCATGACTGCGCTCAACGAATAGGTCATGAGCAGAGCGCGATCCGCGTCTACTCCGGCGAGGATTGCTGCGAGCCTTTGTTGAGCTACTGCATCTATTCCCTGTCCCATCCTGGTCTTTTTCAAGAAGAGCCAGAGTCCAGGCAAGATGCAGAGAACCACCGGGATCAGGACAAGTTGTTGATTGACTACTTTGACACTCCCGATACGGGTATTGCCTTCTACGAGGCTGGGAATCGATGCTCCGGAGACCCCGAAAAGAAGTGACATGATCTCGCTTGCAAAAAGGGCCAGGGCCAGGGTCATGACCATGACATA
The sequence above is a segment of the Desulfomonile tiedjei DSM 6799 genome. Coding sequences within it:
- a CDS encoding branched-chain amino acid ABC transporter permease, with amino-acid sequence MEILILGLVRGALYSLIAVGFVLVFSVGGILNLAHGTYYMLGAYLTFIFCSLVFQSASTGGLLLSAALSLLSVGLIAALVYQVLLRPNIQSVTYVMVMTLALALFASEIMSLLFGVSGASIPSLVEGNTRIGSVKVVNQQLVLIPVVLCILPGLWLFLKKTRMGQGIDAVAQQRLAAILAGVDADRALLMTYSLSAVMAACAGILIAPVSSVVPDMWLFPLIKAFAIAILGGMGSLVGAVIASFLMGYAEVFTSFLIGEHLSEMLALVVIALVLIVKPSGILGQKMR
- a CDS encoding branched-chain amino acid ABC transporter permease, which codes for MKAKSWFLSWFRNEAPAGLIVLAAGFIFGVLSDQIFYIEIMTLAAIYAVFAMSWDILTGYTHDVNFGFAFFVGGAGYISGIANLRLGLSPALTIPLGALTAGIAGIIVGYLTLRLKGPYFAMVTLAFASILFKLAFLLYSYTGGEEGISGLTGLTSDPRHDFLVVWVITTAVYLLLRAYAKSKHGSILKAIRADEDATQSSGINTAYYKIEAFALSGFLGGIGGAVFAHSQMQVGPTMLSGHISILVVLLAMIGGMGTIVGPLIGAIALSLVNDYLRVIEQYRIVIYSGLLILLIYLAPEGLVNLRFVKRSKMLSFLFHGQEKM